One genomic window of Cloacibacillus sp. includes the following:
- a CDS encoding ABC transporter substrate-binding protein yields the protein MKEWRKSLLLVVVIALSVCCCLAGAADAAKRDDIIVGVDSDIAGLDPFGQNATTQNICTLLVYDTLLRIDPASGKIVPGLAESYEIVSPKEYIFTLRKGVKFHDGTPLKASDVKFSIERAAKSAGFAAKVSFIDKVIPMNDNKVKFVLKQPTATILNALVFCGTSVMSEEFLKKNNGKFVNNGTGPFKFVKWNSGDSIIVERNDNYWGPKPKIKTLKFVIMPENTARAIALETGEIDINNSVQGIDVPSIKKNSRLAITESQSAMVDFFTVNTTKKPFDNLKVRKALAYAINKPEMVTVLLEGRGTPRNTILAKTQNYADETLPGYKQDVAMAKKLLAEAGYKDGFSAAYTTNSQRGLTLGQVLQAQLAEIGVKITIERMERGAFNELIKQNGLVMTIDDWAAATSDADNPLRSLLYSKHAGTTNRMWYQDAKYDAMLDEAVTITDLKKAQAAYSKIQKYIEDNVALIPLFSETQTVAADKNIGGLVIPKGGEMPYYLVYWK from the coding sequence ATGAAAGAATGGCGGAAATCGTTATTATTAGTAGTTGTAATTGCTTTGTCAGTATGCTGCTGTTTGGCAGGAGCCGCGGACGCGGCGAAGAGGGATGACATAATTGTTGGTGTGGACAGCGATATTGCCGGCCTTGATCCATTTGGGCAAAACGCTACGACGCAGAATATCTGTACGCTGCTTGTATATGACACGCTGCTTCGTATAGACCCTGCTTCAGGCAAAATCGTCCCCGGACTTGCCGAGTCGTACGAGATAGTTTCTCCAAAGGAATATATCTTTACGCTGAGAAAGGGCGTCAAATTTCATGACGGTACGCCGCTGAAGGCAAGCGATGTAAAGTTCAGTATCGAAAGGGCTGCTAAGAGCGCCGGATTTGCCGCCAAGGTCTCATTCATAGACAAAGTGATCCCTATGAATGACAACAAAGTCAAGTTTGTTCTGAAACAGCCGACCGCAACGATCTTGAATGCGTTGGTGTTCTGTGGTACCAGTGTTATGAGCGAAGAATTTCTAAAGAAAAATAACGGAAAGTTTGTTAATAACGGTACCGGACCGTTCAAGTTCGTAAAGTGGAACTCCGGCGACTCTATAATAGTGGAGCGCAACGACAATTATTGGGGGCCCAAGCCTAAGATCAAGACGCTTAAATTTGTTATCATGCCCGAGAATACAGCGCGGGCGATCGCGCTTGAAACGGGTGAGATCGACATCAATAATTCGGTTCAGGGGATAGACGTTCCAAGTATCAAAAAGAATTCAAGACTCGCTATTACCGAATCTCAGAGTGCGATGGTGGATTTTTTCACAGTCAATACCACGAAAAAACCATTCGATAACCTCAAGGTTCGTAAGGCGCTTGCATATGCGATAAACAAGCCTGAGATGGTTACTGTTCTACTTGAAGGCAGAGGAACGCCAAGGAACACGATCCTCGCAAAAACACAGAACTACGCGGACGAGACTTTGCCTGGATATAAACAGGATGTGGCAATGGCAAAAAAACTTCTCGCAGAAGCCGGTTACAAAGACGGATTCTCTGCGGCCTATACGACGAACAGCCAACGTGGCTTGACTTTAGGACAAGTTCTGCAGGCTCAACTTGCTGAAATAGGGGTCAAAATAACTATTGAGAGGATGGAAAGAGGTGCGTTTAACGAACTTATTAAGCAGAACGGGCTTGTTATGACAATTGATGACTGGGCCGCGGCCACCTCTGATGCCGACAATCCCCTTCGCAGTCTGCTTTATTCAAAACATGCCGGTACGACGAACCGTATGTGGTATCAGGATGCTAAATATGACGCGATGCTTGATGAAGCAGTTACGATAACTGATCTAAAAAAGGCTCAGGCCGCATATTCAAAGATTCAGAAATATATAGAAGACAACGTTGCGCTTATTCCTCTCTTCTCTGAGACGCAGACGGTGGCTGCCGATAAGAATATCGGAGGACTTGTCATCCCTAAAGGCGGAGAAATGCCCTATTACCTCGTTTACTGGAAATAA
- a CDS encoding ABC transporter permease has product MWKYIFKRLLMLVPVIIGVSFIIFFIVNLAPGDPARIIAGKEADDQTIARIRDELGLNDNIFVRYGRYMLGLLHGDLGKSYYNDRTVLESYLERLPATMWLAFWVILMALFISLPLGIIAAIRQYSIFDNLSMVVALTAISIPDFWLGILLILLFSLILGWLPSGGNAYWYSVLLPAASIGTQMVALLTRMTRSSMLEVIRQDYITTARAKGLTEVKVVMKHALKNAMIPIATTAGNFFVDMVGGAVIAETIFSWPGIGHLIVDSINKRDLPMVIGCIILTTIIICVVNLIIDVTYAFIDPRLKATLGAKK; this is encoded by the coding sequence ATGTGGAAATATATCTTTAAAAGGCTTCTAATGCTAGTGCCAGTTATTATAGGCGTATCGTTCATTATCTTTTTCATTGTAAATCTTGCCCCGGGAGATCCAGCGAGAATAATAGCCGGTAAAGAGGCCGACGATCAGACAATTGCGCGCATCCGGGATGAACTTGGCCTAAACGATAATATATTTGTCCGTTACGGTCGGTATATGTTGGGCCTTCTGCATGGGGATCTTGGCAAGTCATATTACAACGATAGGACCGTTCTTGAATCTTATCTGGAAAGGCTTCCTGCTACGATGTGGCTGGCATTTTGGGTTATTCTGATGGCTCTTTTTATATCCCTCCCGTTAGGTATAATAGCCGCCATACGACAATATTCTATCTTTGACAATTTGAGCATGGTAGTTGCTTTGACCGCTATCAGCATACCAGATTTCTGGCTCGGTATATTATTGATTTTACTGTTCTCTTTGATATTAGGATGGCTGCCCAGTGGTGGAAATGCCTATTGGTACAGCGTTCTGCTGCCGGCGGCGTCAATAGGGACGCAGATGGTTGCACTGCTTACCAGAATGACGCGCTCTTCGATGCTTGAAGTTATTCGGCAGGATTACATTACCACAGCCAGGGCAAAGGGACTCACAGAGGTAAAGGTTGTTATGAAACATGCGCTGAAAAATGCAATGATCCCTATCGCCACCACGGCCGGTAATTTTTTTGTCGATATGGTCGGCGGAGCGGTCATCGCCGAGACGATCTTCTCATGGCCAGGCATCGGACATCTGATAGTAGACTCCATCAATAAAAGAGATCTGCCGATGGTCATAGGCTGCATAATATTGACGACAATAATAATTTGTGTCGTAAATCTTATTATTGACGTAACGTACGCCTTTATTGATCCAAGGCTGAAGGCAACTTTGGGCGCAAAGAAATGA